The following are from one region of the Juglans regia cultivar Chandler chromosome 10, Walnut 2.0, whole genome shotgun sequence genome:
- the LOC109001894 gene encoding auxin response factor 8-like isoform X1, whose translation MKLSTSGLSQLDDEGEGGEEKKCLNSELWHACAGPLVSLPTPGTRVVYFPQGHSEQVAATTNKEVDGHIPNYPSLLPQLICQLHNVTMHADVETDEVYAQVTLQPLTMEEQKDTFLPLELGIPSKQPTNYFCKTLTASDTSTHGGFSVPRRAAEKVFPPLDFSQQPPAQELIARDLHDVEWKFRHIFRGQPKRHLLTTGWSVFVSAKRLVAGDSVLFIWNEKNQLLLGIRRATRPQTVTPSSVLSSDSMHIGLLAAAAHAASTNSCFTVFYNPRASPSEFVIPLSKYVKAVFHTRVSVGMRFRMLFETEESSVRRYMGTITGISELDPVRWPKSHWRSVKVGWDESTAGERQPRVSLWDIEPLTTFPMYPSMFPLRLKRPWHPGVSSLLDSRDGANGMMWLRGVTGEHHGLNSLNFQGVGLLPWMQQRLDPTLLGNDLNQQYQAMLAAGMQNLGSGDLLRQQIMQSQQQPFQHLQQREIHTSLLQQQQQQQHQQQEAINQVVPHNVLQVQTQGLTENIPPPLLGQPLNNQQEEQARQHQHTFQNALNFRSDQLHQRIQTNVPSSFAKTDFMDPSTKFSASVTPRQNMASFFCPEGSSNLLNFSRVGQSMLAEQLPQQSWASKYTHSHVTDFTHSTSRTPYPGKDATEEAENCISDSHNPAPFGVNLDSSGLLLPVTLPTFATSVDADVSLMPLTTAGFQNSLYGSVQDSSELFQSSGQDPPIPSRTFVKVYKSGSVGRSLDISRFSSYNELREELAQMFGIGGRLEEPLRSGWQLVFVDRENDELLLGDDPWEAFVNNVWYIKILSPEDIHTM comes from the exons ATGAAGCTTTCAACATCGGGATTGAGTCAGCTGGATGACGAAG GGGAAGGGGGAGAGGAGAAGAAATGCTTAAATTCGGAGCTGTGGCATGCATGTGCTGGACCGCTGGTGTCCCTACCGACGCCGGGGACTCGTGTCGTCTACTTTCCTCAGGGTCATAGCGAGCAG GTTGCTGCCACTACTAACAAAGAAGTTGATGGACACATTCCCAATTACCCGAGCTTGCTGCCCCAGTTGATTTGTCAGCTCCACAATGTCACCATGCAT GCAGATGTGGAAACGGATGAAGTATATGCGCAAGTGACATTACAGCCTTTGACTATG GAAGAGCAAAAGGATACGTTCCTACCTCTGGAATTGGGGATTCCAAGCAAGCAGCCCACCAATTACTTTTGCAAGACATTGACAGCGAGTGACACTAGTACCCATGGAGGGTTCTCTGTTCCTCGTCGTGCTGCTGAGAAAGTTTTCCCTCCATTG GATTTCTCACAACAGCCACCGGCTCAGGAACTTATTGCAAGGGATCTACATGATGTTGAGTGGAAGTTTAGGCATATTTTTCGAG GACAGCCTAAACGGCATCTTCTTACTACTGGATGGAGTGTGTTTGTTAGTGCCAAAAGACTTGTTGCAGGGGACTCTGTTCTCTTTATCTG GAATGAAAAGAATCAGCTGCTTTTGGGAATACGCCGTGCCACCCGACCACAAACAGTGACACCATCATCTGTTTTGTCAAGTGATAGCATGCACATCGGACTCCTAGCTGCTGCTGCTCATGCGGCTTCAACTAATAGCTGTTTTACTGTTTTCTATAACCCGAG GGCTAGTCCATCTGAATTTGTCATACCCCTTTCAAAGTATGTTAAAGCTGTATTTCACACACGTGTATCAGTTGGGATGCGTTTCCGGATGCTTTTTGAGACTGAAGAGTCAAGTGTTAGAAG GTATATGGGCACGATAACTGGAATAAGTGAACTGGATCCTGTTCGTTGGCCAAAATCTCATTGGAGATCTGTTAAG GTTGGTTGGGACGAGTCAACAGCCGGTGAGAGGCAGCCAAGGGTATCTTTGTGGGATATTGAACCTTTAACAACTTTCCCCATGTATCCATCGATGTTTCCCCTCAGACTGAAACGCCCCTGGCATCCCGGGGTCTCATCTTTGCTtg ATAGCAGGGATGGAGCTAATGGGATGATGTGGTTAAGGGGGGTAACGGGAGAGCATCATGGTCTTAACTCCCTTAATTTTCAGGGCGTTGGCTTATTACCCTGGATGCAGCAGAGACTGGATCCaacattgcttggaaatgatCTTAATCAGCAGTACCAAGCTATGTTGGCTGCTGGTATGCAGAACCTAGGAAGTGGAGATCTCCTGAGACAACAAATTATGCAATCTCAACAGCAGCCCTTTCAGCATCTTCAACAGCGTGAGATCCATACTTCACTcttgcagcagcagcagcagcagcaacaccAACAACAAGAAGCAATTAACCAAGTAGTACCTCATAATGTCCTGCAGGTACAAACCCAGGGTTTAACAGAGAACATACCTCCGCCCCTTTTAGGGCAACCGCTGAACAATCAACAAGAGGAACAGGCACGGCAACACCAACATACTTTTCAGAATGCACTTAATTTTCGTAGTGATCAGCTGCATCAGAGAATTCAGACAAATGTGCCTTCATCTTTTGCAAAAACAGACTTCATGGATCCAAGCACAAAGTTCTCGGCATCTGTTACTCCTAGACAGAATATGGCCAGTTTCTTTTGTCCCGAAGGGAGTAGCAATTTATTGAACTTCTCCAGAGTTGGTCAGTCAATGCTGGCCGAGCAGTTACCCCAACAATCCTGGGCTTCTAAGTACACACATTCACATGTCACTGATTTTACCCACTCAACGTCTCGCACACCATATCCTGGGAAAGATGCTACTGAAGAGGCAGAGAATTGTATTTCTGATTCCCATAATCCTGCACCTTTTGGTGTTAATCTCGATTCATCTGGGCTTCTACTCCCTGTCACCTTGCCTACGTTTGCTACTTCAGTTGATGCTGACGTGTCCTTAATGCCATTAACAACTGCTGGATTTCAGAATTCTCTGTATGGTTCTGTGCAAGACTCATCTGAGTTATTTCAGAGCTCAGGGCAAGACCCACCAATCCCTTCTCGGACTTTTGTCAAG GTTTATAAATCAGGGTCGGTTGGGCGCTCACTAGACATCTCCCGGTTCAGCAGCTATAACGAGCTGCGGGAGGAGCTGGCTCAGATGTTTGGAATTGGGGGGAGGTTAGAAGAACCCCTTAGATCAGGCTGGCAGCTTGTATTTGTTGACAGGGAGAATGACGAGCTTCTCCTTGGAGACGACCCATGgga GGCGTTTGTGAATAATGTTTGGTATATAAAGATACTTTCACCTGAGGATATCCATACAATGTGA
- the LOC109001894 gene encoding auxin response factor 8-like isoform X2, translating to MKLSTSGLSQLDDEGGEEKKCLNSELWHACAGPLVSLPTPGTRVVYFPQGHSEQVAATTNKEVDGHIPNYPSLLPQLICQLHNVTMHADVETDEVYAQVTLQPLTMEEQKDTFLPLELGIPSKQPTNYFCKTLTASDTSTHGGFSVPRRAAEKVFPPLDFSQQPPAQELIARDLHDVEWKFRHIFRGQPKRHLLTTGWSVFVSAKRLVAGDSVLFIWNEKNQLLLGIRRATRPQTVTPSSVLSSDSMHIGLLAAAAHAASTNSCFTVFYNPRASPSEFVIPLSKYVKAVFHTRVSVGMRFRMLFETEESSVRRYMGTITGISELDPVRWPKSHWRSVKVGWDESTAGERQPRVSLWDIEPLTTFPMYPSMFPLRLKRPWHPGVSSLLDSRDGANGMMWLRGVTGEHHGLNSLNFQGVGLLPWMQQRLDPTLLGNDLNQQYQAMLAAGMQNLGSGDLLRQQIMQSQQQPFQHLQQREIHTSLLQQQQQQQHQQQEAINQVVPHNVLQVQTQGLTENIPPPLLGQPLNNQQEEQARQHQHTFQNALNFRSDQLHQRIQTNVPSSFAKTDFMDPSTKFSASVTPRQNMASFFCPEGSSNLLNFSRVGQSMLAEQLPQQSWASKYTHSHVTDFTHSTSRTPYPGKDATEEAENCISDSHNPAPFGVNLDSSGLLLPVTLPTFATSVDADVSLMPLTTAGFQNSLYGSVQDSSELFQSSGQDPPIPSRTFVKVYKSGSVGRSLDISRFSSYNELREELAQMFGIGGRLEEPLRSGWQLVFVDRENDELLLGDDPWEAFVNNVWYIKILSPEDIHTM from the exons ATGAAGCTTTCAACATCGGGATTGAGTCAGCTGGATGACGAAG GGGGAGAGGAGAAGAAATGCTTAAATTCGGAGCTGTGGCATGCATGTGCTGGACCGCTGGTGTCCCTACCGACGCCGGGGACTCGTGTCGTCTACTTTCCTCAGGGTCATAGCGAGCAG GTTGCTGCCACTACTAACAAAGAAGTTGATGGACACATTCCCAATTACCCGAGCTTGCTGCCCCAGTTGATTTGTCAGCTCCACAATGTCACCATGCAT GCAGATGTGGAAACGGATGAAGTATATGCGCAAGTGACATTACAGCCTTTGACTATG GAAGAGCAAAAGGATACGTTCCTACCTCTGGAATTGGGGATTCCAAGCAAGCAGCCCACCAATTACTTTTGCAAGACATTGACAGCGAGTGACACTAGTACCCATGGAGGGTTCTCTGTTCCTCGTCGTGCTGCTGAGAAAGTTTTCCCTCCATTG GATTTCTCACAACAGCCACCGGCTCAGGAACTTATTGCAAGGGATCTACATGATGTTGAGTGGAAGTTTAGGCATATTTTTCGAG GACAGCCTAAACGGCATCTTCTTACTACTGGATGGAGTGTGTTTGTTAGTGCCAAAAGACTTGTTGCAGGGGACTCTGTTCTCTTTATCTG GAATGAAAAGAATCAGCTGCTTTTGGGAATACGCCGTGCCACCCGACCACAAACAGTGACACCATCATCTGTTTTGTCAAGTGATAGCATGCACATCGGACTCCTAGCTGCTGCTGCTCATGCGGCTTCAACTAATAGCTGTTTTACTGTTTTCTATAACCCGAG GGCTAGTCCATCTGAATTTGTCATACCCCTTTCAAAGTATGTTAAAGCTGTATTTCACACACGTGTATCAGTTGGGATGCGTTTCCGGATGCTTTTTGAGACTGAAGAGTCAAGTGTTAGAAG GTATATGGGCACGATAACTGGAATAAGTGAACTGGATCCTGTTCGTTGGCCAAAATCTCATTGGAGATCTGTTAAG GTTGGTTGGGACGAGTCAACAGCCGGTGAGAGGCAGCCAAGGGTATCTTTGTGGGATATTGAACCTTTAACAACTTTCCCCATGTATCCATCGATGTTTCCCCTCAGACTGAAACGCCCCTGGCATCCCGGGGTCTCATCTTTGCTtg ATAGCAGGGATGGAGCTAATGGGATGATGTGGTTAAGGGGGGTAACGGGAGAGCATCATGGTCTTAACTCCCTTAATTTTCAGGGCGTTGGCTTATTACCCTGGATGCAGCAGAGACTGGATCCaacattgcttggaaatgatCTTAATCAGCAGTACCAAGCTATGTTGGCTGCTGGTATGCAGAACCTAGGAAGTGGAGATCTCCTGAGACAACAAATTATGCAATCTCAACAGCAGCCCTTTCAGCATCTTCAACAGCGTGAGATCCATACTTCACTcttgcagcagcagcagcagcagcaacaccAACAACAAGAAGCAATTAACCAAGTAGTACCTCATAATGTCCTGCAGGTACAAACCCAGGGTTTAACAGAGAACATACCTCCGCCCCTTTTAGGGCAACCGCTGAACAATCAACAAGAGGAACAGGCACGGCAACACCAACATACTTTTCAGAATGCACTTAATTTTCGTAGTGATCAGCTGCATCAGAGAATTCAGACAAATGTGCCTTCATCTTTTGCAAAAACAGACTTCATGGATCCAAGCACAAAGTTCTCGGCATCTGTTACTCCTAGACAGAATATGGCCAGTTTCTTTTGTCCCGAAGGGAGTAGCAATTTATTGAACTTCTCCAGAGTTGGTCAGTCAATGCTGGCCGAGCAGTTACCCCAACAATCCTGGGCTTCTAAGTACACACATTCACATGTCACTGATTTTACCCACTCAACGTCTCGCACACCATATCCTGGGAAAGATGCTACTGAAGAGGCAGAGAATTGTATTTCTGATTCCCATAATCCTGCACCTTTTGGTGTTAATCTCGATTCATCTGGGCTTCTACTCCCTGTCACCTTGCCTACGTTTGCTACTTCAGTTGATGCTGACGTGTCCTTAATGCCATTAACAACTGCTGGATTTCAGAATTCTCTGTATGGTTCTGTGCAAGACTCATCTGAGTTATTTCAGAGCTCAGGGCAAGACCCACCAATCCCTTCTCGGACTTTTGTCAAG GTTTATAAATCAGGGTCGGTTGGGCGCTCACTAGACATCTCCCGGTTCAGCAGCTATAACGAGCTGCGGGAGGAGCTGGCTCAGATGTTTGGAATTGGGGGGAGGTTAGAAGAACCCCTTAGATCAGGCTGGCAGCTTGTATTTGTTGACAGGGAGAATGACGAGCTTCTCCTTGGAGACGACCCATGgga GGCGTTTGTGAATAATGTTTGGTATATAAAGATACTTTCACCTGAGGATATCCATACAATGTGA
- the LOC109001894 gene encoding auxin response factor 8-like isoform X3 has translation MEGSLFLVVLLRKFSLHWISHNSHRLRNLLQGIYMMLSGSLGIFFELAYIAGQPKRHLLTTGWSVFVSAKRLVAGDSVLFIWNEKNQLLLGIRRATRPQTVTPSSVLSSDSMHIGLLAAAAHAASTNSCFTVFYNPRASPSEFVIPLSKYVKAVFHTRVSVGMRFRMLFETEESSVRRYMGTITGISELDPVRWPKSHWRSVKVGWDESTAGERQPRVSLWDIEPLTTFPMYPSMFPLRLKRPWHPGVSSLLDSRDGANGMMWLRGVTGEHHGLNSLNFQGVGLLPWMQQRLDPTLLGNDLNQQYQAMLAAGMQNLGSGDLLRQQIMQSQQQPFQHLQQREIHTSLLQQQQQQQHQQQEAINQVVPHNVLQVQTQGLTENIPPPLLGQPLNNQQEEQARQHQHTFQNALNFRSDQLHQRIQTNVPSSFAKTDFMDPSTKFSASVTPRQNMASFFCPEGSSNLLNFSRVGQSMLAEQLPQQSWASKYTHSHVTDFTHSTSRTPYPGKDATEEAENCISDSHNPAPFGVNLDSSGLLLPVTLPTFATSVDADVSLMPLTTAGFQNSLYGSVQDSSELFQSSGQDPPIPSRTFVKVYKSGSVGRSLDISRFSSYNELREELAQMFGIGGRLEEPLRSGWQLVFVDRENDELLLGDDPWEAFVNNVWYIKILSPEDIHTM, from the exons ATGGAGGGTTCTCTGTTCCTCGTCGTGCTGCTGAGAAAGTTTTCCCTCCATTG GATTTCTCACAACAGCCACCGGCTCAGGAACTTATTGCAAGGGATCTACATGATGTTGAGTGGAAGTTTAGGCATATTTTTCGAG CTTGCTTATATTGCAGGACAGCCTAAACGGCATCTTCTTACTACTGGATGGAGTGTGTTTGTTAGTGCCAAAAGACTTGTTGCAGGGGACTCTGTTCTCTTTATCTG GAATGAAAAGAATCAGCTGCTTTTGGGAATACGCCGTGCCACCCGACCACAAACAGTGACACCATCATCTGTTTTGTCAAGTGATAGCATGCACATCGGACTCCTAGCTGCTGCTGCTCATGCGGCTTCAACTAATAGCTGTTTTACTGTTTTCTATAACCCGAG GGCTAGTCCATCTGAATTTGTCATACCCCTTTCAAAGTATGTTAAAGCTGTATTTCACACACGTGTATCAGTTGGGATGCGTTTCCGGATGCTTTTTGAGACTGAAGAGTCAAGTGTTAGAAG GTATATGGGCACGATAACTGGAATAAGTGAACTGGATCCTGTTCGTTGGCCAAAATCTCATTGGAGATCTGTTAAG GTTGGTTGGGACGAGTCAACAGCCGGTGAGAGGCAGCCAAGGGTATCTTTGTGGGATATTGAACCTTTAACAACTTTCCCCATGTATCCATCGATGTTTCCCCTCAGACTGAAACGCCCCTGGCATCCCGGGGTCTCATCTTTGCTtg ATAGCAGGGATGGAGCTAATGGGATGATGTGGTTAAGGGGGGTAACGGGAGAGCATCATGGTCTTAACTCCCTTAATTTTCAGGGCGTTGGCTTATTACCCTGGATGCAGCAGAGACTGGATCCaacattgcttggaaatgatCTTAATCAGCAGTACCAAGCTATGTTGGCTGCTGGTATGCAGAACCTAGGAAGTGGAGATCTCCTGAGACAACAAATTATGCAATCTCAACAGCAGCCCTTTCAGCATCTTCAACAGCGTGAGATCCATACTTCACTcttgcagcagcagcagcagcagcaacaccAACAACAAGAAGCAATTAACCAAGTAGTACCTCATAATGTCCTGCAGGTACAAACCCAGGGTTTAACAGAGAACATACCTCCGCCCCTTTTAGGGCAACCGCTGAACAATCAACAAGAGGAACAGGCACGGCAACACCAACATACTTTTCAGAATGCACTTAATTTTCGTAGTGATCAGCTGCATCAGAGAATTCAGACAAATGTGCCTTCATCTTTTGCAAAAACAGACTTCATGGATCCAAGCACAAAGTTCTCGGCATCTGTTACTCCTAGACAGAATATGGCCAGTTTCTTTTGTCCCGAAGGGAGTAGCAATTTATTGAACTTCTCCAGAGTTGGTCAGTCAATGCTGGCCGAGCAGTTACCCCAACAATCCTGGGCTTCTAAGTACACACATTCACATGTCACTGATTTTACCCACTCAACGTCTCGCACACCATATCCTGGGAAAGATGCTACTGAAGAGGCAGAGAATTGTATTTCTGATTCCCATAATCCTGCACCTTTTGGTGTTAATCTCGATTCATCTGGGCTTCTACTCCCTGTCACCTTGCCTACGTTTGCTACTTCAGTTGATGCTGACGTGTCCTTAATGCCATTAACAACTGCTGGATTTCAGAATTCTCTGTATGGTTCTGTGCAAGACTCATCTGAGTTATTTCAGAGCTCAGGGCAAGACCCACCAATCCCTTCTCGGACTTTTGTCAAG GTTTATAAATCAGGGTCGGTTGGGCGCTCACTAGACATCTCCCGGTTCAGCAGCTATAACGAGCTGCGGGAGGAGCTGGCTCAGATGTTTGGAATTGGGGGGAGGTTAGAAGAACCCCTTAGATCAGGCTGGCAGCTTGTATTTGTTGACAGGGAGAATGACGAGCTTCTCCTTGGAGACGACCCATGgga GGCGTTTGTGAATAATGTTTGGTATATAAAGATACTTTCACCTGAGGATATCCATACAATGTGA
- the LOC109001896 gene encoding nascent polypeptide-associated complex subunit beta-like, producing MDRERLMKMASAVRTGGKGSMRRKKKAVHKATTTDDKRLQSTLKRIGVNTIPAIEEVNIFKDDAVIQFLNPKVQASIAANTWVVSGSPQTKKLQDILPGIINQLGPDNLENLRKLAEQFQKQQPPTSAQPTQDDDDDEVPELVAGETFETAAEDSHAS from the exons ATGGATCGTGAGAGGCTCATGAAGATGGCTAGTGCCGTTCGCACTGGTGGAAAAGGAAGTATGCGAAG AAAAAAGAAGGCTGTCCACAAAGCCACTACCACTGATGATAAAAGGCTTCAGAGTACATTGAAGAGGATTGGGGTTAACACCATCCCGGCCATTGAAGAAGTTAACATTTTCAAGGACGATGCTGTCATCCAGTTTCTTAATCCCAAAG TTCAAGCTTCAATTGCTGCCAACACTTGGGTTGTCAGTGGTTCTCCCCAAACAAAAA AATTGCAAGATATTCTCCCAGGGATCATCAACCAACTTG GGCCAGATAACTTGGAAAATCTAAGGAAGCTTGCGGAGCAGTTTCAAAAGCAGCAACCGCCTACTTCTGCACAACCAACGCAAGATGACGATGACGACGAGGTCCCAGAGCTTGTTGCTGGTGAAACTTTTGAAACTGCCGCGGAAGATAGTCATGCTTCTTAG